A portion of the Anopheles bellator unplaced genomic scaffold, idAnoBellAS_SP24_06.2 scaffold00779_ctg1, whole genome shotgun sequence genome contains these proteins:
- the LOC131214389 gene encoding cytochrome P450 4d1-like: MVCSEWWLVLVLTIAVALYVHRTFGEMLRYSGKLMGPKAYPIIGNGLLFLNKSPAEFLQIVGTLFEQYGKCYRVWLGTTLGVMMFDPKDIEVVLSNPKQITKSTEYDFMRPWLGEGLLTSSGRKWHTHRKVITPTFHFSILEEFLEIFDRQTRTFVEVLRPFAKSGESFDVFSLVALCTLDIICESAMGTTVNAQVQYNSSYVLAVKEITNLIQQRFYDFLIRHEFFFRLSSNRRKQVKVLKVLHDYTDKVISERRQQLANTSHGKSTEELADLGIKKRMAFLDMLLQSTIDGQPLTDLEIREEVDTFMFEGHDTTTSAISFLLKCLAKNPDVQQKVYDEILDVFGTDRSKPITMGMLHKLNYLDLVLKETLRMYPTVPMIGRKMLQTTVINGKIIPAGANVIIFPFFLGRSAEYYPAPEKFDPERFNVEKSAEKANPYQYIPFSAGPRNCIGQKYAIVELKSIASKILQHYEILPTKEERDETFTSEIVLRPEHGTYIRLKARVCL; the protein is encoded by the exons ATGGTTTGTTCAGAATGGTGGCTAGTGCTAGTGTTGACCATTGCAGTTGCCCTGTATGTCCATCGGACTTTTGGAGAGATGCTCCGCTACTCGGGAAAACTGATGGGTCCGAAAGCGTATCCGATTATAGGCAATGGGCTGCtgtttttaaacaaatctcCAGCCG AGTTTCTACAAATCGTTGGCACACTCTTCGAGCAGTATGGCAAGTGCTACCGTGTCTGGCTTGGCACGACCCTTGGAGTTATGATGTTCGATCCTAAGGATATTGAG GTGGTGTTAAGTAATCCCAAACAGATCACCAAATCAACTGAGTACGACTTCATGCGCCCTTGGTTGGGTGAGGGTTTGTTGACGAGCAGTGGGAGAAAATGGCATACCCACCGGAAGGTCATCACTCCGACGTTCCACTTTAGCATCTTGGAAGAGTTTTTGGAGATTTTCGATCGGCAAACCAGAACGTTTGTTGAGGTGCTGCGACCGTTTGCCAAGTCGGGCGAATCGTTCGACGTTTTCTCACTGGTGGCCCTGTGCACTTTGGATATAATTTGTG AGTCTGCCATGGGAACCACAGTAAATGCGCAGGTCCAATACAACTCGTCCTACGTGTTGGCAGTTAAGGA GATTACGAATCTCATTCAGCAGagattttatgattttctcaTTCGCCACGAATTCTTCTTCCGCCTGTCGTCGAACCGTCGTAAACAGGTGAAGGTGTTGAAAGTCTTGCATGACTACACCGACAAAGTCATCAGCGAACGAAGGCAGCAACTGGCAAACACGTCCCACGGAAAGAGTACAGAAGAGTTGGCTGATCTGGGCATCAAGAAGCGAATGGCATTCCTGGACATGCTCCTGCAGTCAACGATTGACGGGCAACCGCTGACTGATCTGGAAATTCGCGAAGAAGTGGACACGTTCATGTTTGAAGGACATGACACAACGACGTCCGCCATTAGCTTTCTACTGAAATGCTTGGCCAAGAATCCTGATGTCCAACAGAAAGTGTACGATGAAATCCTCGATGTTTTTGGCACTGATCGTTCGAAACCGATTACGATGGGAATGCTACACAAATTGAACTACCTTGACCTGGTGCTCAAAGAGACACTTCGGATGTATCCCACTGTGCCGATGATTGGTCGAAAGATGTTGCAAACTACCGTTATCA atggaaaaataataccCGCCGGCGCCAACGTAATaatatttcccttttttctgggCCGCAGTGCAGAATACTATCCCGCTCCGGAGAAGTTCGATCCGGAGCGATTCAACGTGGAAAAGTCGGCCGAGAAAGCAAACCCTTATCAGTACATCCCGTTCAGTGCGGGGCCACGGAACTGCATTGGTCAGAAGTATGCCATAGTCGAGCTGAAAAGTATTGCTAGTAAAATTCTACAACATTACGAGATCCTTCCTACGAAAGAAGAGCGGGACGAGACTTTCACGTCGGAGATTGTACTGCGGCCAGAGCACGGAACGTATATTCGATTGAAAGCGagagtttgtttgtaa